The sequence TGTCTCGCAGTGAACAAAAGGTGGCACGGATCCTCATCGTGGACGACGACGCGAGCGCGCGCGCTGCGTTGAAGGCGTTCCTCGGCGCCGAGGGCTACGCCGTCCAGGAGGCCGAGGACGGACAAGCGGGCCTCGACTGCGCAGCCACCAGCCCCCCCGACCTCGTCGTCACCGACCTGATGATGCCGCGGATGGACGGCATGGCCCTCCTGCAGAAGCTCCGTGAGCAGGACCCTCACCTTCCGGTGCTGATGGCCACTTCCCAGCAGGAGCTGAGCTCCGCGGTGGCCGCGATGCGGGCGGGGGCAGACGACTACCTGACGAAGCCGATCGACCTCGACGCCCTCTTGGTCGCCGTCGAACGCGCCCTCCAGCGAACCCACGTGCGCGTGGAGGCCGAGAACCTGCGCCGCCAGCTCCGCGAGCGCGACGCCGAAGGTCTCCAGGGCCTCATCGGCGCGAGCCCCGCGATGCAGAAGGTCTACCGCGTCGCCCGGCAGGTCGCGGGCTCACGGGCGACGGTGCTCATCACCGGCGAGAGCGGCACGGGCAAGGGAGAGCTCGCCCGAGCCGTGCACACGCTCGGTCCGCGGGCGCAGAAACCGTTCGTCCCACTCCACTGCGCCTCGCTCGCCGAGTCGCTGCTCGAGAGCGAGCTCTTCGGCCACGAGAAGGGATCGTTCACGGGCGCAGATCGCCGCCGCACGGGCCGCTTCGAGCAGGCCGACGGCGGCACGCTCTTCCTCGACGAGATCGGCGAGATCCCGCCGGCGACCCAGGTGAAGCTGCTCCGCGTGCTGCAGGAGCGCACGTTCGAGCGCGTGGGCGGCAACGACACGGTCACGGTCGACGTGCGGGTCGTGGCCGCGACCAACCGCGATCTTGCGGCGGCCGTACGCGACGGAAAGTTCCGCGAAGACCTCTACTACCGCCTCAACGTCGTCCACATCGAGATGCCGCCGCTGCGGCTCCGAGGGGGCGACGTCGTCGTGCTCGCGAACCACTTTCTCCGCAAGTTCGCGCAAGAGAACCGCAAGCGCGTGGAGGGCTTCACCGACAAGGCCCGCGCCAAGCTCGTCGCCTCACGCTGGCCGGGCAACGTCCGCGAGCTCGAGAACGCCATCGAGCGCGCGGTCGTGCTGTGCGAGGGGCCCACTGTGGACGCCGACGACCTGCCCTTCGAAGCGGCGGCCGAGACCCTCGGGGGGCTGCGCATTCCGGGCTCCACGATGGCGGAGATCGAACGGTATGCCATATTGCGCACGCTCGAGGCCGCCGACGGCT comes from Myxococcales bacterium and encodes:
- a CDS encoding sigma-54-dependent Fis family transcriptional regulator; amino-acid sequence: MSRSEQKVARILIVDDDASARAALKAFLGAEGYAVQEAEDGQAGLDCAATSPPDLVVTDLMMPRMDGMALLQKLREQDPHLPVLMATSQQELSSAVAAMRAGADDYLTKPIDLDALLVAVERALQRTHVRVEAENLRRQLRERDAEGLQGLIGASPAMQKVYRVARQVAGSRATVLITGESGTGKGELARAVHTLGPRAQKPFVPLHCASLAESLLESELFGHEKGSFTGADRRRTGRFEQADGGTLFLDEIGEIPPATQVKLLRVLQERTFERVGGNDTVTVDVRVVAATNRDLAAAVRDGKFREDLYYRLNVVHIEMPPLRLRGGDVVVLANHFLRKFAQENRKRVEGFTDKARAKLVASRWPGNVRELENAIERAVVLCEGPTVDADDLPFEAAAETLGGLRIPGSTMAEIERYAILRTLEAADGSTSKAADLLDISVRTIQYRIHEYGLSRSSKRAGS